TGGTTCCGTGGGCACTCGTGGCCGTCTCCGGATTGGCCCTGATTCTCGCCAACGCCCGATACTTCATCAACTTCATTGGCGGCCCATTTCCTGTGAGCCCGGCCGATCTCGGTGCCGTGCCGGATCCGACGCAGTCGCTCAAGTACTTCGTCCGGGTCTCGGGGGATCATGCGGTCGACACGGGAATTCAAGAAATCACCGTTGAAACCCACGGTGGCGTCAAGATCCCCCGCGGCATTACCGCCAGCTACTATGCCTTGGACCTTGGAGGGAAACTCTTGATCGTCAAGAGCGTGTCGGGACAGCCGCTCATTGTCGAAGGGAAACTGGCCCACCTTCCCAGAAGCCTCGAGACGCAATTGTTCGCCACGGCGGAGGCGCGCTCGATGCGGGATCATGTCTATCCATTCTACTTGGATGCATCTGGCCATTTCCGGAGCGCGGGTTGGCTTGTCATCGTGCTTTGCCATGCCTTCGTGGGTCTCGCGGCATGGAAGGTGTTTCCTATCTGGCGCCGATGGCAGAATCCGGCCACTCATCCCGTCATGCAGCAGGCGGCTTCCTGGGGCGACCCAGCCCAGATATCGGCTGAGATCGAAAATGAGCTGCAAGCTGCTGGAGGCCTTCGCGCCTATCGCATCTTCACCCGCA
The genomic region above belongs to Candidatus Polarisedimenticolia bacterium and contains:
- a CDS encoding DUF6709 family protein, producing the protein MDPWIQRMCRRESLHQMVPWALVAVSGLALILANARYFINFIGGPFPVSPADLGAVPDPTQSLKYFVRVSGDHAVDTGIQEITVETHGGVKIPRGITASYYALDLGGKLLIVKSVSGQPLIVEGKLAHLPRSLETQLFATAEARSMRDHVYPFYLDASGHFRSAGWLVIVLCHAFVGLAAWKVFPIWRRWQNPATHPVMQQAASWGDPAQISAEIENELQAAGGLRAYRIFTRSYMIEASFFRFNVLRFRDLVWAYKRVIKKRVNFVPSGTDYHALFICYGGSTVAQGSEKMIHELLQAAAQRAPWAIFGYTEELAKAFKEHPRDFCAAVEERRREACSS